In Thermothelomyces thermophilus ATCC 42464 chromosome 4, complete sequence, a single genomic region encodes these proteins:
- a CDS encoding glycoside hydrolase family 10 protein (CAZy_ID 267971), with translation MHLSSSLLLLAALPLGIAGKGKGHGHGPHTGLHTLAKQAGLKYFGSATDSPGQRERAGYEDKYAQYDQIMWKSGEFGLTTPTNGQKWLFTEPERGVFNFTEGDIVTNLARKHGFMQRCHALVWHSQLAPWVESTEWTPEELRQVIVNHITHVAGYYKGKCYAWDVVNEALNEDGTYRESVFYKVLGEDYIKLAFETAAKVDPHAKLYYNDYNLESPSAKTEGAKRIVKMLKDAGIRIDGVGLQAHLVAESHPTLDEHIDAIKGFTELGVEVALTELDIRLSIPANATNLAQQREAYKNVVGACVQVRGCIGVEIWDFYDPFSWVPATFPGQGAPLLWFEDFSKHPAYDGVVEALTNRTTGGCKGKGKGKGKVWKA, from the exons ATGCATCTCTCCTCgtctctcctcctcctcgccgcctTGCCCCTGGGCATCGccggcaagggcaagggccacggccacggccCCCATACCGGGCTCCACACCCTCGCCAAGCAGGCCGGCCTCAAGTACTTCGGCTCTGCCACCGACTCTCCCGGCCAGCGTGAGCGCGCCGGCTACGAGGACAAGTACGCCCAGTACGACCAGATCATGTGGAAGTCGGGCGAGTTCGGCCTGACGACCCCGACCAACGGCCAAAAG TGGCTGTTTACTGAGCCCGAGCGTGGCGTGTTCAACTTCACCGAGGGTGACATCGTGACGAACCTGGCCCGGAAGCACGGTTTCATGCAGCGGTGCCACGCGCTCGTCTGGCACAGCCAGCTCGCCCCTTGGGTCGAGTCGACCGAGTGGACGCCCGAGGAGCTGCGCCAGGTCATTGTCAACCACATCACCCACGTGGCCGGCTACTACAAGGGCAAGTGCTATGCCTGGGACGTCGTCAACGAGGCCCTGAACGAGGACGGCACCTACCGCGAGTCCGTCTTCTACAAGGTGCTCGGCGAGGACTACATCAAGCTGGCCTTCGAGACGGCCGCCAAGGTCGACCCCCACGCCAAGCTCTACTACAACGACTACAACCTCGAGTCCCCCAGCGCCAAGACCGAGGGCGCCAAGCGCATCGTCAAGATGCTCAAGGACGCCGGCATCCGCATCGACGGCGTCGGCCTGCAGGCCCACCTCGTCGCCGAGAGCCACCCGACCCTCGACGAGCACATCGATGCCATCAAGGGCTTCACCGAGCTCGGCGTCGAGGTCGCCCTGACCGAGCTCGACATCCGCCTCTCCATCCCGGCCAACGCCACCAACCTCGCCCAGCAGAGGGAGGCGTACAAGAAC GTCGTCGGCGCTTGCGTCCAGGTTCGCGGCTGCATTGGCGTGGAGATCTGGGACTTCTATGACCCCTTCAGCTGGGTCCCTGCCACCTTCCCCGGCCAGGGCGCCCCCCTGCTCTGGTTCGAGGACTTTTCCAAGCACCCCGCCTACGACGGCGTCGTCGAGGCCCTGACCAACAGGACCACGGGCGGGtgcaagggcaagggcaagggcaagggcaaggtTTGGAAGGCCTAA